Proteins encoded by one window of Candidatus Zixiibacteriota bacterium:
- a CDS encoding AAA family ATPase, giving the protein MSDLLSVLIVNGGEDTASQFEALPDVQLASAELSPDAWNEALRQQTLDILVVELNTRSDFTATLNRIEKTRVEFPDLSIFVTSTNKSPELIIAAMRSGVQEFLTKPINQHEFNQAVERSRKRKHASGGRGHTGTLISVFSKTGGVGVTTLAVNLGVALAQSASKRAALVDLNLQHGDAASLLNLEPKYSIVDACESGDQVDDDKLQSCMAPHPSGLFILSEPPHPAASEEVSAQQIQSVLQKLMTVYPYVVVDLPHNFDPRVMVALDLSSLILLTTVATIPALRASRKVLSLFHEMGYSPDKVKLVVNRVSKVDRIEAKEVARTLDYEAFWNLPNNYMATSDALNTGTPLVAQKRPSNVAKSIMEMAEIVSRLGSHSRPSTSKER; this is encoded by the coding sequence ATGTCAGACCTGCTGTCTGTTTTGATCGTCAACGGCGGTGAGGATACCGCCAGCCAGTTTGAAGCGCTGCCTGATGTACAGCTCGCCAGCGCCGAGCTCAGCCCCGATGCCTGGAACGAGGCGTTGCGGCAGCAGACGCTCGATATATTGGTGGTCGAGCTCAACACCAGGTCCGACTTCACGGCCACGCTTAATCGGATCGAGAAGACGCGTGTGGAGTTCCCCGACCTCTCAATATTCGTGACGTCAACAAACAAATCGCCTGAGCTTATCATTGCCGCGATGCGTTCGGGAGTGCAGGAGTTCCTGACCAAGCCGATCAACCAGCACGAATTCAACCAGGCCGTGGAGCGCAGCCGGAAGCGCAAGCATGCCTCCGGCGGTCGCGGCCACACCGGCACGCTCATTTCCGTCTTTTCCAAGACCGGGGGTGTAGGTGTGACCACGCTGGCCGTCAACCTGGGCGTGGCGCTAGCCCAGAGTGCGTCGAAACGAGCCGCGCTGGTTGACCTCAATCTGCAGCATGGCGACGCCGCCAGCCTGCTTAATCTGGAACCCAAGTACAGCATTGTGGACGCCTGTGAATCCGGCGACCAGGTGGACGACGACAAGCTCCAAAGCTGCATGGCGCCGCATCCGTCGGGGCTGTTCATACTCTCGGAACCGCCTCATCCGGCCGCGTCCGAAGAGGTTTCTGCGCAACAGATTCAATCCGTGCTGCAGAAGCTCATGACAGTCTATCCCTACGTAGTAGTTGATTTGCCGCACAATTTCGACCCACGGGTAATGGTCGCACTGGACCTGTCCAGCCTCATCCTTCTCACCACCGTCGCCACTATTCCGGCGCTGCGCGCCTCGCGAAAGGTCCTCTCGCTCTTCCACGAGATGGGCTACTCGCCGGATAAAGTGAAGCTGGTAGTCAATCGAGTCAGCAAGGTGGACCGTATCGAGGCCAAGGAAGTGGCCCGCACGCTCGACTACGAAGCATTCTGGAATCTGCCCAATAACTACATGGCGACCTCAGATGCCCTGAACACCGGCACGCCGCTGGTCGCGCAGAAGCGGCCCAGCAATGTGGCGAAAAGTATCATGGAGATGGCTGAAATCGTTAGCCGTCTGGGCTCCCACAGCCGCCCCTCAACGAGTAAGGAACGGTAA